A single genomic interval of Terriglobus albidus harbors:
- a CDS encoding LysR substrate-binding domain-containing protein yields the protein MELRHLRYFTAVVQWKGYREASRHLYVAQPSISQAVSDLESELGIKLFSREGRVARLTPEGQVFYDEALKTLAQAERAIATAQRAARGETGRLGIGFMGFATCQFLPDLLRKYKARHPGVVLRLEENVPSGQDLAFDRGEIDIGFTRPPSADRSASYESRLLFREPLVVALPKGRKVKAKRIRIADLAGERIVTFQRASSPEVFDTIIRVCNDNGFSPRLHNELNNMHSVLSTVEAEEGVAIVSASAHNLRADNVAFYRLQPDEVRVDIVAMWRKQEPSVPLKLFLELLDEELPAIRQKMKYLER from the coding sequence ATGGAATTGCGGCATCTCCGTTACTTCACGGCGGTGGTCCAGTGGAAGGGATACCGCGAGGCGTCACGGCATCTTTATGTAGCACAGCCCTCCATCAGCCAGGCCGTGTCCGATCTTGAAAGCGAGCTGGGCATTAAGCTCTTTTCGCGTGAGGGGCGCGTTGCGCGGCTTACTCCGGAGGGACAGGTCTTCTATGACGAGGCGCTGAAGACACTGGCTCAGGCGGAGCGGGCAATTGCCACGGCCCAGCGTGCGGCCCGTGGAGAGACAGGCAGGCTGGGCATTGGTTTTATGGGATTTGCCACCTGCCAGTTTCTTCCGGACCTGTTACGCAAATACAAGGCGCGGCATCCCGGGGTGGTATTGCGGCTTGAAGAGAACGTGCCCAGCGGGCAGGATCTCGCATTCGACCGAGGCGAGATCGATATCGGATTCACGCGTCCTCCTTCGGCCGATCGAAGTGCGTCTTACGAGTCTCGTCTGCTCTTCCGCGAGCCGCTGGTGGTAGCACTCCCGAAAGGCCGCAAGGTCAAGGCAAAGCGTATTCGCATCGCGGACCTGGCAGGTGAGCGCATCGTCACCTTTCAGCGTGCCAGCTCTCCGGAGGTCTTCGACACCATCATCCGCGTCTGCAACGACAACGGCTTCTCACCGCGGCTGCATAACGAGTTGAACAATATGCACTCGGTGCTGTCGACCGTGGAGGCAGAGGAAGGCGTGGCGATCGTCTCGGCTTCGGCCCACAATCTGCGCGCCGACAACGTCGCCTTCTACCGGCTGCAACCGGATGAGGTGCGCGTCGACATTGTTGCCATGTGGCGGAAGCAGGAGCCTTCTGTCCCGCTCAAGTTGTTTCTTGAGCTGCTCGACGAGGAACTACCGGCGATCCGCCAGAAGATGAAATATTTAGAACGATAG
- a CDS encoding TetR/AcrR family transcriptional regulator, whose protein sequence is MRYEKGHKDATRDRILDVAARRFRQQGIAASGVAGIMSDAGLTNGAFFAHFASKNDLIAKSLERTTDEQWQQFEKALEAGRLMEIVHAYLSEGHRDHADAGCPSAALLPEISRQDRATRRSYTASVKRLLSSVEKQLPSIPKGPKGREIAIGLFGLLVGTIQLSRAVDDPSLSKAILTAGARVATMLIESSLQAAKT, encoded by the coding sequence ATGAGATACGAAAAGGGACACAAAGATGCCACGCGCGATCGCATCCTGGACGTTGCTGCACGCCGATTCCGCCAACAGGGTATCGCGGCATCAGGCGTTGCGGGCATCATGTCCGATGCCGGTCTGACAAATGGGGCCTTTTTTGCCCATTTCGCGTCCAAGAACGACCTGATCGCGAAGAGCCTCGAACGGACCACCGACGAACAGTGGCAGCAGTTCGAGAAAGCTCTGGAGGCGGGACGCCTGATGGAGATCGTACATGCTTATCTGTCCGAGGGACATCGGGATCATGCCGATGCCGGGTGTCCTTCGGCTGCGCTTCTTCCTGAAATCTCGCGCCAGGATCGTGCCACACGACGCAGCTACACTGCTTCGGTGAAAAGACTGTTGAGCTCAGTGGAGAAGCAATTACCCAGTATTCCGAAGGGGCCAAAGGGGCGCGAAATCGCCATCGGCCTCTTCGGCCTGCTCGTTGGCACGATCCAACTCTCCCGGGCCGTGGATGACCCTTCCCTTTCAAAAGCAATTTTGACCGCCGGCGCGCGTGTGGCCACCATGCTGATCGAATCATCCTTGCAAGCTGCAAAGACTTAA
- a CDS encoding ArsR/SmtB family transcription factor, whose translation MARASTTSDAFNAIAEPRRREILSYLAGIERPVGEIAESLGLEQPSVSKHLRVLKDVGLVRMRCQGRQKLYRTNAEAIRPLHQWAATFERYWQHQLTRVKARAEAMARQGSPQLDSAKSKEK comes from the coding sequence ATGGCAAGAGCGAGCACAACCTCGGATGCATTCAACGCAATCGCTGAACCCCGTCGGCGCGAGATTTTGAGTTATCTCGCCGGAATCGAACGGCCGGTGGGCGAGATTGCGGAGTCGCTCGGTCTGGAGCAGCCCTCGGTCTCGAAGCACCTGCGTGTGCTGAAGGATGTCGGACTGGTCCGGATGCGTTGCCAGGGCCGCCAAAAGCTGTACCGCACCAACGCCGAAGCAATCCGGCCGTTACACCAGTGGGCCGCAACCTTCGAGCGCTACTGGCAGCACCAGTTGACGCGCGTGAAGGCACGCGCCGAAGCGATGGCTCGCCAGGGATCACCGCAATTGGATTCCGCGAAATCTAAGGAGAAATAG
- a CDS encoding SRPBCC family protein, whose protein sequence is MMPTEQALENLSVTINQEIHVEAPIDVTFAALLEQLGPGNETPDGKSLNMKIEPWPGGRWYRDLGDNNGHFWANVQAIKRPSLLEFAGPLFASFPMVSNVQYRLSEVDGGTLIAFRHSALGFIPDEVKAGMDKGWAGMHEGVRKLAEAAASK, encoded by the coding sequence ATGATGCCCACCGAACAGGCTCTCGAAAATCTGTCAGTCACCATCAATCAGGAGATTCACGTCGAGGCTCCGATCGATGTCACCTTTGCAGCGCTGCTGGAGCAGCTCGGCCCCGGCAACGAGACTCCCGACGGCAAGTCTCTCAACATGAAGATCGAACCATGGCCCGGCGGACGCTGGTACCGCGACCTGGGCGACAACAACGGACACTTCTGGGCCAACGTGCAGGCCATCAAGCGGCCTTCCCTGCTTGAGTTTGCCGGCCCCCTCTTCGCATCGTTCCCCATGGTTTCGAACGTGCAGTATCGTTTGAGCGAAGTCGACGGCGGAACCCTGATCGCCTTCCGGCACAGCGCGCTCGGCTTCATCCCTGACGAAGTGAAGGCGGGGATGGATAAGGGCTGGGCCGGGATGCATGAAGGCGTTCGCAAACTGGCTGAGGCCGCCGCGAGCAAATAG
- a CDS encoding SDR family NAD(P)-dependent oxidoreductase, with the protein MGSKQKTIIVTGASQGIGAGVVQAFLDRGYNVVANSRNVTKSGAFTESAQLALVDGNIGDSAVATKVVETAIKKFGAIDALVNNAGIFFTKAFTDYTAEDFEALSNTNLEGFLYVTQGAVKQMLAQQSSGSVVNITTSLVANPVAGVTASVPMITKGGLEAVVRSLASEYAKQHIRFNAVAPGPVDTPLHKDSPKEFLKTLSPMGTISDVSDIVDAVVYLTEARNVTGEVLHVDGGAHASKW; encoded by the coding sequence ATGGGAAGCAAGCAGAAGACAATCATCGTTACGGGAGCGTCGCAGGGTATTGGCGCAGGCGTGGTGCAGGCGTTCCTCGATCGTGGCTATAACGTGGTCGCCAACTCACGCAATGTTACGAAGTCCGGCGCCTTTACTGAGTCCGCTCAGCTTGCGCTGGTAGACGGCAACATTGGCGACAGTGCTGTGGCCACGAAGGTGGTCGAAACGGCAATCAAGAAGTTCGGAGCGATTGATGCGCTGGTGAACAATGCAGGTATCTTCTTTACCAAGGCCTTCACCGACTACACGGCCGAGGACTTCGAGGCGCTTTCGAACACCAACCTTGAAGGCTTCCTCTACGTGACACAGGGCGCGGTGAAACAGATGCTCGCGCAGCAGTCGAGCGGAAGCGTGGTCAACATCACAACCTCGCTGGTAGCGAATCCGGTTGCTGGTGTTACGGCTTCGGTGCCCATGATCACCAAGGGCGGTCTGGAGGCGGTGGTTCGCAGCCTGGCAAGTGAGTACGCGAAACAGCACATCCGCTTCAACGCGGTTGCGCCGGGGCCGGTGGATACTCCGCTGCATAAAGACAGCCCGAAGGAGTTCCTGAAGACGCTGTCGCCGATGGGCACCATCTCTGACGTGAGTGACATCGTGGACGCGGTGGTTTATCTGACTGAAGCGCGTAACGTAACCGGGGAGGTGCTGCACGTGGACGGCGGTGCGCACGCAAGCAAATGGTGA
- a CDS encoding RidA family protein, which yields MVSPQNPQKANPQPASPQPTTAERRLAELGIELPPAPRPIGAYAESVQTGNLLYLSGVLPVVAGQPRFVGRLGKELEVEQGREAARIAAVNVLSAARDHLGSLDQVTRVVKLTVYLATEGEFAAHAKVADAASELLRDVFGEDKLPVRMVLGVASLPLGVPVVVEVLFEVKA from the coding sequence ATGGTGAGCCCCCAGAACCCACAGAAAGCCAACCCGCAGCCAGCTAGCCCGCAGCCGACGACCGCAGAACGCCGGCTTGCGGAGCTCGGCATCGAGCTTCCGCCTGCTCCCAGGCCGATTGGCGCGTATGCCGAAAGCGTCCAGACCGGCAACCTGCTCTACCTTAGCGGTGTGCTTCCGGTCGTTGCCGGTCAGCCCAGGTTTGTCGGCCGCTTGGGTAAGGAGCTCGAAGTGGAGCAGGGCCGTGAGGCGGCACGCATCGCCGCAGTGAATGTACTCTCTGCGGCGAGAGATCACCTGGGCTCGCTCGATCAGGTAACCCGGGTCGTGAAGCTGACGGTCTATTTGGCCACGGAGGGAGAGTTCGCCGCACACGCGAAGGTGGCTGATGCGGCCTCGGAGTTGTTACGCGATGTCTTCGGCGAAGACAAGCTGCCGGTACGAATGGTGCTTGGTGTGGCCAGTCTTCCGCTCGGAGTTCCGGTAGTGGTCGAAGTCCTGTTCGAAGTAAAGGCATAA
- a CDS encoding SDR family oxidoreductase, with protein sequence MKLTGRTILITGGSAGIGLAFALKFLELGNQVIVTGRRQSVLDEVKAKYPNLHTIQSDVADPAQIAALGSRIKKDFPRLDVLMNNAGIFLPRNLKAPTSDLDGLMTEVNINVGGVIRTTSALIDVLTANKGTVINVSSGLAFVPLPAAPIYCATKAAIHSYTISLRFQLEATGVEVIELMPPAVKTDMTTELVEGGASAITTDDLVKQSFSALRSGSLEIHPGQSRMLALLSRLAPSFINRQLWKASKPLVPARAS encoded by the coding sequence ATGAAACTCACTGGTCGCACCATTCTCATCACCGGAGGTTCTGCCGGTATTGGGCTGGCCTTCGCTCTCAAGTTCTTAGAACTTGGCAATCAGGTCATCGTCACCGGCCGGCGCCAGTCGGTGCTTGACGAGGTAAAAGCGAAGTACCCAAACCTTCACACCATTCAAAGCGACGTCGCCGACCCGGCCCAGATTGCCGCGCTCGGATCACGCATCAAGAAGGACTTTCCCAGGCTCGACGTATTGATGAATAACGCCGGCATCTTCCTGCCCAGGAACCTCAAGGCTCCGACATCGGACCTCGATGGCTTGATGACGGAAGTGAACATTAATGTCGGTGGAGTGATTCGGACGACCTCGGCGCTTATTGACGTCCTGACGGCGAATAAGGGTACGGTCATCAACGTATCCTCCGGTCTGGCCTTCGTGCCGTTGCCCGCTGCGCCAATCTACTGTGCCACCAAGGCGGCTATCCACTCGTATACGATCTCGCTTCGGTTTCAATTGGAAGCGACCGGCGTGGAGGTTATCGAACTCATGCCGCCTGCCGTGAAAACAGATATGACGACAGAGCTTGTGGAGGGCGGTGCAAGTGCGATAACCACCGACGACCTGGTGAAGCAGTCCTTTTCGGCCCTGCGGTCTGGTTCCCTTGAGATTCATCCGGGACAGTCCAGAATGCTGGCGCTCCTGAGCCGCCTTGCCCCTAGTTTCATTAACAGGCAACTCTGGAAGGCGTCGAAGCCTCTCGTGCCGGCCAGGGCGTCGTGA
- a CDS encoding TIGR03435 family protein yields the protein MQTRLIRSWKSETGMQRIGMWSLALVLTLTFAFPGRSLAQTEPSTTKLSFEVASVRPNEKWRFTSDYSLDSDDSFVAGKEFFAADASLSTLIAFAYKLDLQNSMLTNLPKWASTQSYNVRARVPGSPTKDQVREMMKSLLAERFHLAMHFEKQEKPVFVLTLIRPDHPGPRLHLHQSCAVEGAPPKSGEAITVLDWLPCNVYFALDRPGGSVFVAARDTTMQQLCAFLSNVGGLGRIVVDGSGLSNAIDFGMEYAKARLSAGGEDANSSSEPLESALKNQLGVKLTPQKAMLNIPIVDHIGDLTEN from the coding sequence ATGCAGACTCGCCTGATAAGAAGCTGGAAATCGGAGACTGGTATGCAGCGTATCGGTATGTGGAGTTTGGCGCTCGTCCTGACATTGACATTTGCATTTCCTGGTCGAAGCTTGGCGCAGACGGAACCTTCGACAACAAAGCTGAGCTTCGAAGTCGCGTCCGTAAGACCGAATGAGAAGTGGAGATTCACTTCCGATTATTCACTCGATTCCGATGACAGTTTTGTCGCAGGGAAAGAGTTCTTTGCTGCTGATGCTTCTTTGAGTACGTTGATTGCTTTTGCCTACAAGCTGGATCTGCAGAATTCGATGCTGACGAACCTGCCCAAATGGGCCAGTACTCAGAGCTACAACGTCCGGGCACGGGTTCCAGGGAGCCCCACCAAAGATCAAGTCCGGGAGATGATGAAGTCTCTGCTGGCAGAGAGGTTTCACCTGGCCATGCATTTTGAAAAGCAGGAGAAACCAGTCTTTGTATTAACCCTCATCCGGCCCGATCATCCGGGACCCCGACTCCATCTTCACCAATCCTGCGCGGTTGAAGGCGCGCCTCCGAAATCCGGTGAGGCGATTACCGTTCTCGATTGGCTGCCATGCAATGTGTATTTTGCCCTAGATAGGCCGGGAGGAAGCGTGTTTGTTGCTGCTCGCGATACAACCATGCAACAGCTATGCGCTTTCCTCTCCAATGTCGGCGGCCTTGGGCGCATCGTTGTGGACGGAAGCGGCCTTTCCAATGCGATTGACTTTGGAATGGAGTATGCAAAGGCCCGTCTGAGTGCCGGGGGAGAAGACGCAAACAGTTCCAGCGAGCCGTTGGAATCAGCCCTCAAAAATCAGCTTGGAGTGAAACTTACTCCCCAGAAAGCGATGCTGAATATCCCCATCGTTGACCACATTGGCGATTTGACAGAGAACTAA
- a CDS encoding DinB family protein, which produces MSMAEYLLAEFESQAPVTRKFLERLPEDKLTWKPHNKSMTAGQLAYHLAFVPGGVVQGAQKDQIPPPGFQFPQPASVQEILEAFDKSIATVREVLPSFDDATMNATWRIVDGDKEIAAMPRAAFLRNIMLNHWYQHRGQFCVYLRLLDVPVPSSWGPSADERSALQPELQTA; this is translated from the coding sequence ATGTCGATGGCGGAATACCTACTCGCAGAGTTTGAATCGCAGGCGCCGGTCACGCGGAAGTTCCTCGAGCGCCTTCCCGAAGATAAGCTCACCTGGAAGCCTCATAACAAATCGATGACCGCCGGCCAACTGGCTTATCATCTCGCCTTCGTTCCCGGTGGAGTTGTCCAGGGCGCGCAGAAAGACCAGATCCCGCCGCCGGGCTTCCAGTTCCCCCAACCCGCAAGTGTGCAGGAGATCCTCGAGGCCTTCGACAAGAGCATCGCCACCGTGCGCGAGGTTCTGCCGAGTTTCGATGATGCGACGATGAATGCAACCTGGCGCATCGTTGACGGCGACAAGGAGATCGCCGCCATGCCCCGCGCCGCCTTCCTGCGCAACATCATGCTCAACCACTGGTACCAGCACCGCGGCCAGTTCTGCGTCTACCTGCGTCTGCTCGACGTTCCTGTCCCCTCAAGCTGGGGCCCCAGCGCCGACGAACGCTCCGCACTTCAGCCTGAACTGCAGACGGCTTAA
- a CDS encoding DUF899 domain-containing protein → MTTAVKTQTTGSGETELRGMKTPPTVSQQEWEAAWRQLLVKEKEFTRSRDALAAQRRRMPWMPVEKTYTFEGPQGKVSLLDLFEGRRQLIVYRAFYEPGVFGWPEHACRGCSLGADQVGHLAHLNARDTTLVYASRAGQEDIARLKKRMEWEMPWYTITDSFDKDFGVDEWHGHNVFIRDGEKIFRTYYINNRGDEAMGTVWSYLDITPLGRQEVWEDSPEGYPQTQTYKWWNWHDTYAAESTPNEKWVQVSDAGEAAFRKESAEMKQKQGV, encoded by the coding sequence ATGACGACCGCAGTGAAAACGCAGACAACCGGCAGCGGGGAGACTGAGCTGCGCGGGATGAAGACACCTCCAACCGTGTCCCAGCAGGAGTGGGAGGCTGCCTGGCGGCAGCTCCTGGTGAAGGAAAAGGAATTTACCCGTTCGCGGGATGCGCTGGCCGCCCAGCGCCGGCGGATGCCGTGGATGCCTGTCGAGAAGACCTACACCTTTGAAGGCCCGCAGGGTAAGGTGAGCCTGCTCGATCTCTTCGAGGGTCGCAGGCAGTTGATTGTCTATCGCGCCTTCTACGAACCGGGAGTCTTCGGCTGGCCCGAACATGCCTGCCGCGGCTGCTCGCTGGGCGCCGATCAGGTTGGCCATCTGGCGCATCTCAATGCGCGCGACACAACGCTCGTCTACGCGTCGCGGGCGGGACAGGAAGATATTGCCCGCCTGAAGAAGCGCATGGAATGGGAGATGCCCTGGTACACCATCACCGACAGCTTCGATAAAGACTTCGGTGTCGATGAGTGGCACGGCCATAACGTCTTCATCCGCGACGGCGAGAAGATCTTCCGCACCTACTACATCAACAACCGCGGTGATGAGGCGATGGGAACAGTGTGGAGCTATCTCGACATCACACCGCTCGGCCGGCAGGAGGTGTGGGAGGATTCACCCGAAGGATATCCGCAGACTCAGACATATAAGTGGTGGAACTGGCACGATACGTATGCTGCCGAGTCGACGCCAAATGAGAAGTGGGTGCAGGTGTCGGATGCAGGAGAGGCGGCGTTTCGTAAAGAAAGCGCAGAGATGAAACAGAAACAAGGTGTGTAG
- a CDS encoding NAD(P)H-dependent flavin oxidoreductase, producing the protein MSGLWNQTRVFSVLGVAYPIVQGPLGGFSSQRLTAGVSNFGGLGGFGAHGMEPEAIRDVIAEIRSLTSKPFAMNLWISMEDEGARTSGEVEFQRAASAIAPHIERLGGPAPVFTPYRPIRFEDQARVVLDAKVPVFSFIYGIPPREILDEARRQKIVMMGTATTVDEAIALEHAGVDIVIASGFEAGGHRGSFLRSSEDSLTGTMSLVPQTVDAVSIPVVAAGGIADARGIAAAFALGAEGVQMGTVFLACEESGAHPVHREAICSGRATRTGLTRGFTGRLARGIRNELMDQMNRPGTEILPYPLQRSLMRNLAIPAQKAGNAELLALWAGQSANLARCADVHELLQALVDGAAARLNR; encoded by the coding sequence GTGTCCGGGCTGTGGAATCAGACTCGTGTCTTCAGTGTGTTGGGCGTGGCGTATCCAATCGTTCAGGGACCGCTCGGCGGATTCTCATCGCAACGGCTCACCGCCGGTGTCTCGAACTTCGGCGGGCTTGGTGGGTTCGGTGCGCACGGCATGGAGCCTGAGGCGATCAGGGATGTGATCGCGGAGATTCGCTCTCTGACATCGAAGCCATTCGCGATGAACCTCTGGATCTCGATGGAGGATGAAGGCGCACGTACGTCTGGGGAAGTTGAATTCCAGCGGGCAGCCTCGGCGATTGCGCCTCATATCGAGCGTCTCGGCGGACCTGCGCCTGTGTTTACTCCGTACAGGCCGATACGGTTTGAAGACCAGGCGCGTGTCGTGCTGGATGCGAAGGTCCCGGTCTTCTCCTTTATCTATGGCATTCCACCCCGGGAGATTCTCGACGAGGCCCGCCGGCAGAAGATCGTGATGATGGGCACGGCGACGACGGTGGATGAGGCCATCGCTCTGGAGCATGCAGGCGTGGATATTGTGATAGCCTCCGGCTTTGAGGCAGGCGGACATCGCGGCTCGTTCCTGCGTTCCTCAGAGGATTCGTTGACCGGTACGATGTCGCTGGTGCCGCAGACAGTCGATGCGGTGAGTATTCCGGTCGTTGCTGCTGGTGGCATCGCCGATGCACGCGGCATTGCTGCTGCCTTCGCGCTCGGTGCGGAGGGTGTGCAGATGGGGACCGTGTTTCTGGCCTGCGAGGAGTCCGGCGCGCATCCGGTGCATCGTGAAGCCATCTGCAGTGGAAGAGCCACGCGTACGGGATTGACCAGAGGATTTACCGGAAGACTCGCTCGCGGTATCCGGAACGAGTTGATGGATCAGATGAATCGTCCGGGAACGGAGATTCTGCCCTATCCACTGCAGCGAAGCCTGATGCGCAATCTCGCAATCCCTGCGCAGAAAGCCGGTAATGCCGAGCTGCTGGCTCTATGGGCAGGCCAGAGCGCAAACCTCGCGCGGTGTGCTGATGTGCATGAACTGTTGCAGGCGCTGGTGGATGGAGCCGCGGCGAGGCTGAATCGATAG
- a CDS encoding cupin domain-containing protein, translating to MPKIVCGFAALLFGCGIVNAQTAPAAASTPATTQNPLARAGIFPYDQMAVRKTANGTESRNAFTGTLATGETVAVHESMQPAGTAPVELHRIGHSELIVVQEGTVAFEHDGKEERVGPGGLVYVALGTVHRIKNVGDVPAKYVVIAIGGDAKK from the coding sequence ATGCCGAAAATTGTCTGTGGCTTCGCAGCACTGTTGTTTGGATGTGGGATCGTGAATGCGCAAACAGCACCGGCTGCGGCATCAACCCCTGCAACGACCCAGAACCCGTTGGCGAGGGCCGGTATATTTCCGTACGACCAGATGGCGGTAAGGAAAACTGCCAACGGAACTGAAAGCCGAAACGCCTTCACGGGAACCCTGGCTACAGGAGAAACGGTGGCCGTGCATGAATCCATGCAACCAGCGGGGACGGCGCCGGTGGAGCTTCACAGAATCGGCCATTCCGAGCTGATCGTAGTGCAGGAAGGCACCGTGGCATTCGAGCATGACGGCAAAGAGGAGCGGGTAGGGCCTGGCGGTTTAGTGTACGTCGCCCTGGGAACCGTTCACAGAATTAAGAACGTTGGCGATGTGCCTGCCAAATATGTGGTCATTGCGATCGGTGGCGACGCGAAGAAGTAG